A part of Curtobacterium sp. MCLR17_036 genomic DNA contains:
- a CDS encoding roadblock/LC7 domain-containing protein, which translates to MSTAPHQDPAVIELGRVELSAMREAASSLLTASLLSDDGFEVVRVAESNAAVTDGGRFASMASSIQALSEAVGRELAMGAGEYVIIAAERGHLIQMRIPGSTIVLAALFDTDEMLGKALTVARRCSTRIGEGLAQAQRTPTAATF; encoded by the coding sequence ATGTCCACCGCCCCCCACCAGGACCCCGCCGTCATCGAACTCGGCCGGGTCGAACTCTCCGCGATGCGCGAGGCCGCGAGCTCGCTGCTCACCGCCTCGCTGCTCAGCGACGACGGCTTCGAGGTCGTCCGCGTCGCCGAGTCGAACGCCGCTGTCACCGACGGCGGTCGCTTCGCCAGCATGGCGAGCTCGATCCAGGCGCTGAGCGAGGCCGTCGGTCGCGAGCTCGCGATGGGCGCCGGCGAGTACGTGATCATCGCCGCCGAGCGCGGCCACCTGATCCAGATGCGGATCCCCGGCTCCACCATCGTGCTCGCCGCGCTCTTCGACACCGACGAGATGCTCGGCAAGGCGCTCACCGTGGCCCGCCGCTGCTCCACCCGCATCGGCGAGGGCCTCGCGCAGGCGCAGCGCACCCCGACCGCGGCCACGTTCTGA
- a CDS encoding fused MFS/spermidine synthase: MADAFDGFRIGAGHSVIEPDRHRPGSFTLVVDGTPQSHVDLDDPTHLAFEYIRRIGHAIDLLPDGPITALHLGAGALTLPRYVAVTRPGSRQQVVELERDLVDHVREALPFPRGASIRVRYGDAREVLSKLPAGLHGTVDLAVVDVFGGSRIPAHVTSVEFYRSVAEFLSPTGIVAVNVADGAGLAFARGQASTLQSVLPSVAAVADTGMLKGRRFGNIVLLGSPTELPVADMPRRYSSDPMPAKVVHGAELRAFVAGAPIVTDATAVASPEPNRSVFGG; this comes from the coding sequence ATGGCTGATGCGTTCGACGGGTTCCGGATCGGTGCGGGGCACTCCGTGATCGAGCCGGACCGGCACCGTCCCGGTTCGTTCACGCTCGTGGTCGACGGCACCCCGCAGTCGCACGTCGACCTCGACGACCCGACGCACCTGGCCTTCGAGTACATCCGCCGGATCGGGCACGCGATCGACCTGCTGCCGGACGGGCCGATCACGGCGCTGCACCTCGGCGCCGGTGCGCTGACGCTCCCCCGCTACGTCGCGGTGACCCGGCCGGGCTCGCGCCAGCAGGTCGTCGAGCTCGAGCGCGACCTGGTCGACCACGTCCGCGAGGCCCTGCCGTTCCCGCGCGGGGCCTCGATCCGCGTCCGGTACGGCGACGCCCGCGAGGTCCTGTCGAAGCTGCCGGCCGGCCTGCACGGCACGGTCGACCTGGCCGTCGTGGACGTCTTCGGCGGGTCGCGGATCCCGGCGCACGTGACGAGCGTCGAGTTCTACCGCTCGGTGGCCGAGTTCCTGTCGCCGACGGGCATCGTCGCGGTCAACGTCGCCGACGGTGCCGGGCTGGCCTTCGCACGGGGGCAGGCCTCGACCCTGCAGTCGGTGCTGCCGTCGGTCGCGGCCGTCGCGGACACCGGGATGCTCAAGGGACGGCGCTTCGGCAACATCGTGCTGCTCGGCTCGCCGACGGAGCTGCCGGTGGCGGACATGCCGCGGCGGTACTCGTCCGACCCGATGCCGGCGAAGGTCGTGCACGGCGCCGAGCTGCGGGCGTTCGTCGCCGGGGCGCCGATCGTGACCGACGCGACCGCGGTGGCGTCGCCGGAGCCGAACCGGAGCGTGTTCGGGGGCTGA
- a CDS encoding CGNR zinc finger domain-containing protein encodes MHTGQHIRTDAGSSWFFDAGRIALDFAHTGGFADDPDGRRPRSQLGELLASPADLDEWLGDHTEPIDAGASARELQDARALRAAVARLATAAAPAPAATAADRTAVAAGLRAGTGRTRPAPDDIDTVNLFAALPDVPPSLPGGRRRAGANRVRLAQALSSVARDAVALFSEVGFDDVEADGRPTRLSRCSADDCGLVFYDSSRGGTRRWCSMQRCGNRAKVRAHRARRAAA; translated from the coding sequence ATGCACACGGGGCAGCACATCCGCACGGACGCCGGATCCTCCTGGTTCTTCGACGCCGGTCGGATCGCGCTCGACTTCGCCCACACCGGCGGCTTCGCGGACGACCCGGACGGCCGCCGTCCCCGGTCCCAGCTCGGCGAGCTGCTCGCGAGCCCGGCCGACCTGGACGAGTGGCTCGGCGACCACACCGAACCGATCGACGCCGGCGCGAGTGCCCGTGAGCTGCAGGACGCCCGCGCGCTCCGCGCCGCCGTCGCACGCCTCGCCACCGCGGCGGCACCCGCCCCGGCGGCGACCGCAGCCGACCGCACCGCCGTCGCGGCGGGCCTGCGCGCCGGGACCGGCCGGACGCGCCCCGCGCCCGACGACATCGACACCGTGAACCTGTTCGCCGCCCTGCCGGACGTGCCCCCGAGCCTCCCGGGTGGCCGCCGTCGCGCCGGGGCGAACCGCGTGCGCCTGGCCCAGGCCCTGTCGAGCGTCGCGCGGGACGCGGTCGCGCTCTTCAGCGAGGTCGGCTTCGACGACGTCGAGGCCGACGGCCGGCCCACCCGTCTGAGCCGCTGCTCGGCGGACGACTGCGGGCTCGTGTTCTACGACTCCTCGCGCGGCGGGACCCGACGCTGGTGCTCGATGCAGCGCTGCGGCAACCGGGCGAAGGTGCGGGCGCACCGCGCCCGTCGCGCCGCGGCCTGA
- a CDS encoding SprT-like domain-containing protein produces the protein MTALDAVRLRAEELIAEHLGTGTWTFGFDHAKTRAGQCDFARRRITVSRHLAARFSDDDVEQVLLHEVAHALAGPRAGHGAGWKRTASALGYTGSRLHDGPIASELAPWIGVCPAGHEHFRYRTPTRQLACARCSRRFDSRNVIAWRRRTAADAPTTVSAATA, from the coding sequence GTGACGGCCCTCGACGCCGTGCGGCTGCGCGCCGAGGAGCTCATCGCGGAGCACCTCGGCACCGGCACCTGGACGTTCGGGTTCGACCACGCGAAGACCCGGGCCGGGCAGTGCGACTTCGCCCGTCGGCGCATCACCGTGAGCCGGCACCTGGCGGCACGGTTCTCCGACGACGACGTCGAACAGGTGCTGCTGCACGAGGTCGCCCACGCGCTCGCCGGGCCCCGAGCCGGCCACGGAGCCGGGTGGAAGCGGACCGCGAGCGCCCTCGGCTACACCGGCTCCCGCCTGCACGACGGCCCGATCGCCAGCGAGCTCGCCCCGTGGATCGGCGTCTGCCCGGCCGGGCACGAGCACTTCCGCTACCGCACGCCCACGCGCCAGCTGGCCTGTGCGCGGTGCTCGCGACGGTTCGACAGCCGCAACGTCATCGCGTGGCGCCGCCGGACCGCCGCCGACGCCCCGACGACGGTGTCCGCGGCTACCGCATGA
- a CDS encoding DUF4064 domain-containing protein: MTNDDRSNEDRAGDGRTPDWNGSPQQPAADAPRYGERTDAAPGSAPQYGEQQYGQQQYGQPEHGQPQYGQQYGQQHDHGQQQYGQQQYAAAPTHDAGAPSWQGYEEPKAKKKTLGVVAFVLGLLSLVVGVIGGYLLGSGLVSGDVIDTLRQGADGSTLDQSDVQQQLLNDPAVRAQLVTAFAVIGVAALLGLWALVQGIIAAVTKRGRGWGIFAIVLAVVATIATFVVYIGVVAAAAAGSVS, from the coding sequence ATGACGAACGACGACCGGAGCAACGAGGACCGCGCGGGCGACGGCCGGACGCCGGACTGGAACGGTTCGCCGCAGCAGCCCGCCGCCGACGCGCCCCGCTACGGCGAGCGCACCGACGCGGCACCGGGCTCGGCGCCGCAGTACGGCGAGCAGCAGTACGGCCAGCAGCAGTACGGGCAGCCCGAGCACGGACAGCCCCAGTACGGACAGCAGTACGGGCAGCAGCACGACCACGGGCAGCAGCAGTACGGGCAGCAGCAGTACGCCGCGGCGCCGACGCACGACGCCGGAGCGCCCTCGTGGCAGGGCTACGAGGAGCCGAAGGCCAAGAAGAAGACCCTCGGCGTCGTCGCGTTCGTGCTCGGGCTGCTCTCGCTCGTGGTCGGGGTCATCGGCGGCTACCTGCTCGGTTCCGGCCTCGTCAGCGGCGACGTGATCGACACCCTGCGCCAGGGCGCGGACGGCTCGACGCTCGACCAGTCGGACGTCCAGCAGCAGCTGCTGAACGACCCGGCGGTCCGCGCACAGCTCGTCACCGCGTTCGCCGTGATCGGTGTCGCGGCGCTGCTCGGCCTCTGGGCGCTCGTCCAGGGCATCATCGCCGCCGTGACCAAGCGCGGTCGCGGGTGGGGCATCTTCGCGATCGTCCTGGCCGTCGTGGCGACGATCGCCACGTTCGTCGTCTACATCGGTGTGGTCGCTGCTGCAGCGGCCGGCAGCGTCTCCTGA
- the rpoB gene encoding DNA-directed RNA polymerase subunit beta, translated as MAAAPNASTNPKNGRNHSRLSFAKITDTLTVPDLLALQTESFDWLVGNDVWKARLAEGQEQGRTDLALHSGLEEIFEEISPIEDLGETMQLSFTAPELEDPKYSIDDCKERGKTYAAPLYVNAEFMNHMTGEIKTQTVFMGDFPLMTERGTFIINGTERVVVSQLVRSPGVYFERQQEKTSDKDIYSARVIPSRGAWLEFEIDKRDQVGVRIDRKRKQSVTVFLKALGLTSEEIMDEFQGFASIESTLEKDAVLTKEEALKDIYRKLRPGEQVAAEAARALLDNFYFNPKRYDLAKVGRYKVNRKLGIDAPLSDSVLTVKDIVATIKYLVSLHAERTTIDGVRDGEPVQLRLDVDDIDHFGNRRIRAVGELIQNQVRTGLSRMERVVRERMTTQDIEAITPQTLINVRPVVAAIKEFFGTSQLSQFMDQNNPLAGLTHKRRLSALGPGGLSRERAGVEVRDVHPSHYGRMCPIETPEGPNIGLIGSLASFGRINSFGFIETPYRRVVNGEVTKTIDYLTASEEDDFVVAQANAPLTSDFHFADDKVLVRKKGGEVELVAKDEVDYMDVSPRQMVSVATSLIPFLEHDDANRALMGANMQRQAVPLLRSESPLVGTGMEGYTAIDAGDVVTADKAGVVSEVSADAVTLQLDEGGTQTYYLRKFDRSNQGTSYNHRVVVSAGERVEQGEVIADGPATENGELALGKNLLVAFMPWEGYNYEDAMILSQNLIKDDTLSSIHIEEYEVDARDTKLGKEEITRDLPNVSPDLLADLDERGIIRIGAEVRPGDILVGKVTPKGETELSAEERLLRAIFNEKSREVRDTSLKVPHGEEGTIIGVKVFDAQDGDDELGSGVNQRVVVYIAQKRKITAGDKLAGRHGNKGVISTILPVEDMPFLADGTPVDIVLNPLGVPGRMNFGQVLEIHLGWLAKQGWNVEGIQEWAADLPEAARSAEPGTKVATPVFDGAYEREIEGLLDSTLPNRDGERLIGSSGKAQLFDGRSGEPFPEPVSVGYMYILKLHHLVDDKIHARSTGPYSMITQQPLGGKAQFGGQRFGEMEVWALEAYGAAYALQELLTIKSDDILGRVKVYEAIVKGENIQEPGIPESFKVLMKEMQSLCLNVEVLSADGQAVSLRDTDDEVFRAAEELGINISSRFESSSVDDI; from the coding sequence TTGGCTGCTGCGCCCAACGCATCCACCAACCCCAAGAACGGTCGCAACCACTCGCGACTCTCGTTCGCCAAGATCACGGACACCCTCACGGTTCCTGATCTGCTCGCACTCCAGACGGAGAGCTTCGACTGGCTCGTCGGCAACGACGTCTGGAAGGCCCGTCTCGCAGAGGGACAGGAGCAGGGTCGCACCGACCTCGCCCTGCACTCCGGCCTCGAGGAGATCTTCGAGGAGATCTCCCCGATCGAGGACCTCGGCGAGACCATGCAGCTCTCGTTCACGGCTCCCGAGCTCGAGGACCCGAAGTACTCGATCGACGACTGCAAGGAGCGCGGCAAGACCTACGCCGCCCCGCTGTACGTCAACGCCGAGTTCATGAACCACATGACGGGTGAGATCAAGACGCAGACGGTCTTCATGGGCGACTTCCCGCTCATGACCGAACGCGGCACGTTCATCATCAACGGCACCGAGCGCGTCGTCGTGTCGCAGCTCGTCCGTTCCCCCGGTGTGTACTTCGAGCGCCAGCAGGAGAAGACCTCCGACAAGGACATCTACTCCGCCCGTGTGATCCCGTCGCGCGGTGCGTGGCTCGAGTTCGAGATCGACAAGCGCGACCAGGTGGGCGTGCGCATCGACCGCAAGCGCAAGCAGTCCGTCACGGTCTTCCTCAAGGCCCTCGGCCTGACGAGCGAAGAGATCATGGACGAGTTCCAGGGCTTCGCCTCGATCGAGTCGACCCTCGAGAAGGACGCCGTCCTGACGAAGGAAGAGGCGCTCAAGGACATCTACCGCAAGCTCCGTCCGGGCGAGCAGGTCGCCGCCGAGGCCGCGCGTGCGCTCCTCGACAACTTCTACTTCAACCCGAAGCGCTACGACCTGGCGAAGGTCGGCCGCTACAAGGTCAACCGCAAGCTCGGCATCGACGCCCCGCTGTCCGACTCGGTGCTCACCGTCAAGGACATCGTCGCGACGATCAAGTACCTCGTGTCGCTGCACGCCGAGCGCACCACGATCGACGGCGTCCGCGACGGCGAGCCGGTGCAGCTGCGCCTCGACGTGGACGACATCGACCACTTCGGCAACCGTCGCATCCGCGCGGTGGGCGAGCTCATCCAGAACCAGGTCCGCACCGGTCTGTCCCGCATGGAGCGCGTCGTCCGCGAGCGCATGACCACGCAGGACATCGAGGCGATCACGCCGCAGACCCTGATCAACGTGCGCCCCGTCGTCGCCGCGATCAAGGAGTTCTTCGGGACGTCCCAGCTGTCGCAGTTCATGGACCAGAACAACCCGCTCGCGGGCCTGACGCACAAGCGTCGTCTCTCGGCCCTCGGCCCGGGTGGTCTGTCCCGTGAGCGTGCCGGCGTCGAGGTCCGCGACGTCCACCCGTCGCACTACGGCCGCATGTGCCCGATCGAGACCCCGGAAGGCCCGAACATCGGCCTGATCGGTTCGCTCGCCTCGTTCGGTCGGATCAACTCCTTCGGCTTCATCGAGACCCCGTACCGTCGCGTCGTCAACGGCGAGGTCACGAAGACCATCGACTACCTCACCGCTTCGGAAGAGGACGACTTCGTCGTCGCGCAGGCCAACGCCCCGCTGACGAGCGACTTCCACTTCGCCGACGACAAGGTGCTCGTCCGCAAGAAGGGTGGCGAGGTCGAACTCGTCGCCAAGGACGAGGTCGACTACATGGACGTCTCCCCGCGCCAGATGGTGTCGGTCGCGACGTCGCTCATCCCGTTCCTCGAGCACGACGACGCGAACCGCGCCCTCATGGGTGCGAACATGCAGCGTCAGGCCGTCCCGCTGCTCCGTTCCGAGTCGCCGCTCGTCGGCACCGGCATGGAGGGCTACACGGCCATCGACGCCGGCGACGTCGTCACCGCCGACAAGGCCGGTGTCGTCTCCGAGGTCTCGGCCGACGCCGTGACCCTGCAGCTCGACGAGGGCGGCACGCAGACCTACTACCTGCGCAAGTTCGACCGCTCGAACCAGGGCACGAGCTACAACCACCGCGTGGTCGTCTCGGCGGGCGAGCGTGTGGAGCAGGGCGAGGTCATCGCCGACGGTCCCGCGACGGAGAACGGCGAGCTCGCGCTCGGCAAGAACCTCCTCGTCGCGTTCATGCCGTGGGAGGGCTACAACTACGAGGACGCGATGATCCTGTCGCAGAACCTCATCAAGGACGACACGCTCTCCTCGATCCACATCGAGGAGTACGAGGTCGACGCCCGCGACACGAAGCTCGGCAAGGAGGAGATCACCCGTGACCTCCCCAACGTCAGCCCGGACCTGCTGGCCGACCTCGACGAGCGCGGCATCATCCGCATCGGTGCCGAGGTCCGCCCCGGCGACATCCTGGTCGGCAAGGTCACGCCGAAGGGCGAGACCGAGCTGAGCGCCGAGGAGCGCCTGCTCCGCGCGATCTTCAACGAGAAGTCGCGCGAGGTCCGCGACACCTCGCTCAAGGTGCCCCACGGTGAAGAGGGCACGATCATCGGCGTCAAGGTGTTCGACGCGCAGGACGGCGACGACGAGCTCGGATCTGGTGTCAACCAGCGCGTGGTCGTCTACATCGCCCAGAAGCGCAAGATCACCGCGGGTGACAAGCTCGCCGGTCGTCACGGCAACAAGGGCGTCATCTCGACGATCCTGCCGGTCGAGGACATGCCGTTCCTGGCGGACGGCACCCCGGTCGACATCGTCCTCAACCCGCTCGGCGTCCCCGGCCGCATGAACTTCGGTCAGGTGCTCGAGATCCACCTCGGGTGGCTCGCCAAGCAGGGCTGGAACGTCGAGGGCATCCAGGAGTGGGCAGCCGACCTGCCGGAGGCAGCGCGCAGCGCCGAGCCCGGCACGAAGGTCGCCACCCCGGTGTTCGACGGTGCCTACGAGCGTGAGATCGAGGGCCTCCTCGACTCGACCCTGCCGAACCGCGACGGCGAGCGCCTCATCGGCTCGTCCGGCAAGGCGCAGCTCTTCGACGGCCGCTCCGGCGAGCCGTTCCCGGAGCCCGTCTCGGTCGGTTACATGTACATCCTCAAGCTGCACCACCTGGTCGACGACAAGATCCACGCGCGTTCGACCGGTCCGTACTCGATGATCACGCAGCAGCCGCTGGGTGGTAAGGCGCAGTTCGGTGGACAGCGGTTCGGTGAGATGGAGGTGTGGGCACTCGAGGCGTACGGCGCCGCCTACGCCCTCCAGGAGCTCCTGACGATCAAGTCCGACGACATCCTCGGCCGCGTGAAGGTCTACGAGGCGATCGTCAAGGGCGAGAACATCCAGGAGCCCGGCATCCCCGAGTCGTTCAAGGTCCTCATGAAGGAGATGCAGTCGCTCTGCCTGAACGTCGAGGTCCTCTCGGCCGACGGCCAGGCGGTCAGCCTCCGCGACACGGACGACGAGGTCTTCCGCGCCGCCGAAGAGCTGGGCATCAACATCTCCTCGCGGTTCGAGTCGTCCTCTGTCGACGACATCTGA
- the rpoC gene encoding DNA-directed RNA polymerase subunit beta', giving the protein MLEATSFDAIRIGLATAEDIRQWSYGEVKKPETINYRTLKPEKDGLFGEQIFGPSRDWECACGKYKRVRFKGIVCERCGVEVTKSSVRRERMGHIELAAPVTHIWYFKGVPSRLGYLLDMAPKDLEKVIYFAAYMIIDIDEEGRHADMPGLENEMRLEIKTLEGQRDSIIADRLKKLEDDLAALEEEGAKADVKRRTKDTAEKEMSQVRKSFDEDITRLERVWEDFRNLKVGDLKPEDAVFHELQDRFGIYFDAYMGAEAIKLRLEAFDLTAEAEALRLQIAEGKGQKKIRAIKRLRVVSSFLATGNSPAAMVLGVVPVIPPELRPMVQLDGGRFATSDLNDLYRRVINRNNRLRRLLDLGAPEIIVNNEKRMLQEAVDALFDNGRRGRPVTGTGNRALKSLSDMLKGKQGRFRQNLLGKRVDYSGRSVIIVGPQLKLHQCGLPKQMALELFKPFVIKRLIDLSHAQNIKSAKRMVERSRPQVWDVLEEIIRERPVLLNRAPTLHRLGIQAFEPQLVEGKAIQLHPLVCAAFNADFDGDQMAVHLPLSVEAQAEARILMLASNNILKPSDGRPVTLPAQDMIIGLHHLTTVREGAVGEGRAFSSVAEAILANDQHTLHLNAMVKIRMTGVHFAEGEAPEGYEQGDTVLLETTLGRALFNETLPANYPFVQKVTDKGVLSAIVNDLAERYSKTETAAALDRIKDAGFYWGTRSGVTVALSDVVTPPRKKEIIAGYEVQAAKVQGEFDKGLITDSERRADLIKIWTEATNEIAQEMRDNFPVDNTINRMVSSGARGNWLQVRNIAGMRGLVNNPKGEIIARPIINSYREGLTVAEYFIATHGARKGLADTALRTADSGYLTRRLVDVSQDVIIREDDCGTTRGLELPIATVDADGKLVRDPRVENTVYSRTLATEAVDAKGTVVAEAGEDVGDVLIDKLLAAGVESIKVRSVLTCESAVGVCAKCYGRSLATGNLVDIGEAVGIIAAQSIGEPGTQLTMRTFHTGGSASADDITQGLPRVTELFEARTPKGASPIAEAPGRVVVEDTDKGRRIILTPDNGDEPFIYPVLKRATLLIEDNQHVELGEQFIAGTVDPKEVLRVKGVREVQKHLVNGVQDVYGSQGVPIHDKHIEVIVRQMLRKVTVVDHGDTDLLPGELVDRSRYNALNRAALQEGRKTASARQEVMGITKASLATESWLSAASFQETTRVLTQAAMEGKQDHLVGLKENVIIGKLIPAGTGLSRYRDVDVNATEEAKAERYPNRIFSDDSSFSDADLSFVDFDSFSSDDFTPGTYN; this is encoded by the coding sequence TTGCTCGAAGCAACTTCCTTTGACGCCATTCGGATCGGCCTCGCGACCGCCGAGGACATCCGTCAGTGGTCGTACGGCGAGGTCAAGAAGCCGGAGACCATCAACTACCGCACCCTGAAGCCCGAGAAGGACGGTCTGTTCGGCGAGCAGATCTTCGGTCCCTCCCGCGACTGGGAGTGCGCCTGCGGCAAGTACAAGCGTGTCCGGTTCAAGGGCATCGTCTGCGAGCGCTGCGGCGTCGAGGTCACCAAGTCCTCGGTCCGTCGTGAGCGCATGGGCCACATCGAGCTCGCCGCCCCCGTCACGCACATCTGGTACTTCAAGGGCGTCCCGTCGCGTCTCGGGTACCTCCTCGACATGGCGCCGAAGGACCTCGAGAAGGTCATCTACTTCGCGGCGTACATGATCATCGACATCGATGAAGAGGGCCGTCACGCGGACATGCCGGGTCTCGAGAACGAGATGCGTCTCGAGATCAAGACCCTCGAGGGCCAGCGCGACTCGATCATCGCCGACCGCCTCAAGAAGCTCGAGGACGACCTCGCAGCGCTCGAGGAAGAAGGCGCCAAGGCCGACGTCAAGCGCCGCACCAAGGACACCGCCGAGAAGGAGATGTCCCAGGTCCGCAAGTCGTTCGACGAGGACATCACCCGTCTCGAGCGTGTGTGGGAGGACTTCCGCAACCTCAAGGTGGGCGACCTCAAGCCCGAGGACGCCGTCTTCCACGAGCTCCAGGACCGCTTCGGGATCTACTTCGACGCCTACATGGGCGCCGAGGCGATCAAGCTGCGGCTCGAGGCGTTCGACCTGACCGCCGAGGCCGAGGCACTGCGCCTGCAGATCGCCGAGGGCAAGGGCCAGAAGAAGATCCGCGCGATCAAGCGTCTGCGCGTCGTCAGCTCCTTCCTCGCCACCGGCAACTCGCCGGCCGCGATGGTGCTCGGCGTCGTGCCGGTCATCCCGCCGGAGCTGCGCCCGATGGTGCAGCTCGACGGTGGCCGCTTCGCCACGTCGGACCTCAACGACCTCTACCGTCGTGTGATCAACCGCAACAACCGTCTCCGCCGCCTGCTCGACCTCGGTGCCCCCGAGATCATCGTGAACAACGAGAAGCGCATGCTGCAGGAAGCCGTCGACGCGCTGTTCGACAACGGTCGTCGTGGTCGTCCGGTCACGGGTACCGGCAACCGCGCCCTGAAGTCCCTGAGCGACATGCTCAAGGGCAAGCAGGGTCGTTTCCGCCAGAACCTGCTCGGCAAGCGCGTCGACTACTCGGGCCGTTCGGTCATCATCGTCGGCCCGCAGCTGAAGCTGCACCAGTGCGGTCTGCCCAAGCAGATGGCGCTCGAGCTCTTCAAGCCGTTCGTGATCAAGCGCCTCATCGACCTGTCGCACGCGCAGAACATCAAGTCGGCCAAGCGCATGGTCGAGCGTTCGCGTCCGCAGGTGTGGGACGTGCTCGAGGAGATCATCCGCGAGCGCCCCGTCCTGCTGAACCGTGCGCCGACGCTGCACCGTCTGGGCATCCAGGCGTTCGAGCCGCAGCTCGTCGAGGGCAAGGCCATCCAGCTCCACCCGCTCGTGTGTGCTGCGTTCAACGCGGACTTCGACGGCGACCAGATGGCCGTGCACCTGCCGCTGTCGGTCGAGGCCCAGGCCGAGGCCCGCATCCTGATGCTCGCTTCGAACAACATCCTCAAGCCGTCCGACGGCCGCCCGGTGACCCTGCCCGCACAGGACATGATCATCGGTCTGCACCACCTCACCACCGTCCGCGAGGGCGCCGTGGGCGAGGGCCGTGCGTTCTCGTCGGTCGCCGAGGCGATCCTGGCGAACGACCAGCACACGCTGCACCTCAACGCGATGGTGAAGATCCGCATGACGGGTGTCCACTTCGCCGAGGGTGAAGCTCCCGAGGGCTACGAGCAGGGCGACACCGTGCTGCTCGAGACGACCCTGGGGCGTGCGCTCTTCAACGAGACCCTGCCGGCGAACTACCCGTTCGTCCAGAAGGTCACGGACAAGGGCGTGCTCTCCGCGATCGTCAACGACCTCGCCGAGCGCTACTCCAAGACCGAGACGGCCGCCGCGCTCGACCGGATCAAGGACGCCGGCTTCTACTGGGGCACCCGCTCCGGTGTGACGGTCGCCCTGTCGGACGTCGTGACGCCTCCTCGCAAGAAGGAGATCATCGCGGGCTACGAGGTCCAGGCCGCCAAGGTGCAGGGCGAGTTCGACAAGGGTCTGATCACCGACTCCGAGCGTCGCGCCGACCTGATCAAGATCTGGACCGAGGCCACGAACGAGATCGCGCAGGAGATGCGCGACAACTTCCCGGTCGACAACACCATCAACCGCATGGTGTCGTCCGGTGCTCGTGGTAACTGGCTCCAGGTCCGCAACATCGCCGGTATGCGTGGTCTGGTCAACAACCCGAAGGGCGAGATCATCGCCCGCCCGATCATCAACTCGTACCGCGAGGGCCTGACCGTGGCGGAGTACTTCATCGCCACGCACGGTGCTCGCAAGGGTCTTGCCGACACCGCGCTCCGTACCGCGGACTCCGGGTACCTCACCCGTCGTCTCGTGGACGTCTCGCAGGACGTCATCATCCGCGAGGACGACTGCGGTACGACGCGTGGCCTCGAGCTGCCGATCGCGACCGTGGACGCCGACGGCAAGCTCGTCCGCGACCCGCGCGTCGAGAACACCGTGTACTCCCGCACCCTGGCCACCGAGGCCGTGGACGCGAAGGGCACGGTCGTCGCCGAGGCCGGCGAGGACGTCGGTGACGTCCTCATCGACAAGCTGCTCGCTGCCGGTGTCGAGAGCATCAAGGTGCGCTCGGTCCTGACCTGCGAGTCGGCCGTCGGTGTCTGCGCGAAGTGCTACGGCCGTTCGCTCGCCACGGGCAACCTGGTCGACATCGGTGAGGCGGTCGGCATCATCGCCGCTCAGTCCATCGGTGAGCCCGGTACCCAGCTGACGATGCGTACCTTCCACACGGGTGGTTCGGCCTCGGCCGACGACATCACCCAGGGTCTGCCGCGTGTCACGGAGCTCTTCGAGGCCCGGACGCCGAAGGGCGCGTCCCCGATCGCCGAGGCCCCCGGCCGCGTCGTGGTCGAGGACACGGACAAGGGTCGTCGGATCATCCTCACGCCGGACAACGGCGACGAGCCGTTCATCTACCCGGTGCTCAAGCGTGCGACGCTCCTCATCGAGGACAACCAGCACGTCGAGCTCGGCGAGCAGTTCATCGCCGGCACCGTCGACCCGAAGGAAGTCCTCCGGGTCAAGGGCGTCCGCGAGGTCCAGAAGCACCTGGTCAACGGTGTGCAGGACGTCTACGGCTCGCAGGGTGTGCCGATCCACGACAAGCACATCGAGGTCATCGTCCGCCAGATGCTCCGCAAGGTCACCGTCGTCGACCACGGCGACACCGACCTGCTGCCGGGTGAGCTCGTCGACCGGTCGCGCTACAACGCGCTGAACCGTGCGGCGCTGCAGGAGGGTCGCAAGACCGCCTCGGCTCGCCAGGAGGTCATGGGCATCACGAAGGCGTCCCTCGCGACCGAGTCGTGGCTGTCCGCTGCGTCCTTCCAGGAGACCACCCGCGTGCTCACGCAGGCGGCCATGGAGGGCAAGCAGGACCACCTCGTCGGCCTCAAGGAGAACGTCATCATCGGTAAGCTCATCCCCGCCGGGACGGGCCTCAGCCGGTACCGCGACGTGGACGTGAACGCGACGGAGGAGGCGAAGGCGGAGCGGTACCCGAACCGCATCTTCTCCGACGACTCGTCGTTCTCGGACGCCGACCTGAGCTTCGTCGACTTCGACAGCTTCTCGTCGGACGACTTCACGCCGGGCACGTACAACTGA